One Mya arenaria isolate MELC-2E11 chromosome 7, ASM2691426v1 genomic window carries:
- the LOC128240519 gene encoding fibrinogen alpha chain-like: MCARMIWLRAYVVLVMLMIETCGANRVTRLERQMKLVKGFQSYVELRLDTIEGDFGALSERVSNLESLMKSSDNNTGGTDNPTNGHSKGTINTQSTFDDIKTTLQMYKHSFQKQKKELVNANHDVKDTLSAFLSNASKTVDTLVNTVSDHVRNSAKNVSASLEKNVYATRAHVQNETIQLEKKVEELIGKANEVVGIIDEQRSSIEDGIMVTIRALHISWGDWSAWSDCSQSCDRGRKSRHRSCNVPPLFTDGICTGDDTETEECVIHEFCPYLSEWSPWSRCSRTCNNGTTTRDRTCHAPASITATCQGNITENQTCRTSVECPVDGQWDIWSTWSTCSLPCGDGVETRNRSCSDPSPSHSGKPCPGPDVETQPCNLQQCIVAYDCSDVLKRGLPRGSGVYKITPWNTHKEVEVYCDMDTDGGGWTVFQRRFDGSVDFNRRFKEYEQGFGSLDGELWIGLDLLHSITSRANMNLRIDLSLPNGTTGFDEYSGFYISPPDQYIFNVDRRINSAGMSGSYLLSDISDHGHMNHQPFSTFDRDVDKWLSNNCARNYGAGWWYNYCTYSNLNARYNSDGYSGRFYYYSFSNTRLKTSTMMLRLSN, encoded by the exons AATGATTTGGTTACGTGCATACGTTGTTTTGGTGATGTTGATGATAGAAACCTGTGGCGCAAACAGGGTTACCAGATTGGAACGGCAAATGAAACTCGTGAAAGGCTTTCAGTCATACGTTGAGTTG AGATTGGACACAATTGAAGGAGATTTTGGTGCATTATCTGAAAGAGTATCAAATCTTGAATCACTAATGAAATCCTCCGATAATAACACTGGAGGGACTGACAATCCAACGAATGGGCATAGTAAAGGGACAATAAATACACAATCTACTTTTGACGATATAAAAACTACTCtccaaatgtataaacattcgtttcaaaaacaaaaaaaagaactCGTCAATGCCAATCATGATGTCAAAGACACCTTGTCGGCATTTCTGTCAAACGCTTCCAAAACTGTTGACACATTAGTCAACACAGTTAGCGACCATGTAAGAAACAGCGCAAAAAATGTATCAGCTTCTTTGGAAAAG AACGTCTATGCAACACGGGCACATGTCCAAAACGAAACGATTCAGCTAGAAAAGAAGGTTGAAGAGCTAATAGGCAAAGCAAATGAAGTTGTTGGTATCATTGATGAGCAGAGATCTTCAATAGAAGACGGCATTATGGTCACCATCAGGGCGC TTCACATTTCCTGGGGTGACTGGTCTGCATGGTCCGACTGTTCTCAGTCATGTGACAGGGGCAGGAAAAGTAGACACAGGTCATGTAATGTACCTCCACTTTTTACTGATGGCATTTGTACTGGTGATGATACAGAAACAGAGGAATGCGTCATTCACGAGTTTTGTCCAT ATTTGAGTGAATGGTCACCATGGTCCCGATGTTCCCGAACATGTAACAATGGAACAACGACGAGAGACAGAACATGCCATGCTCCAGCTTCGATCACCGCTACATGCCAAGGAAATATAACTGAAAATCAGACATGCCGGACGTCAGTCGAATGTCCAG TGGATGGCCAATGGGATATATGGTCGACATGGAGCACCTGTTCTTTGCCCTGTGGTGACGGCGTGGAGACCAGAAACCGATCTTGCTCCGATCCAAGTCCATCTCATAGCGGGAAACCGTGCCCGGGACCTGACGTTGAAACACAACCATGCAACTTGCAGCAGTGTATCGTTGCAT ATGACTGCAGCGATGTGTTAAAACGAGGCTTGCCACGTGGTTCGGGTGTGTACAAAATCACGCCCTGGAATACGCACAAGGAAGTGGAGGTTTACTGCGATATGGATACCGATGGTGGTGGGTGGACG GTGTTTCAAAGACGATTTGATGGGTCTGTTGACTTCAACAGGAGATTTAAGGAGTACGAGCAGGGTTTTGGCTCACTGGATGGTGAATTGTGGATTG gTCTGGATCTTCTTCACTCCATTACAAGCCGAGCTAACATGAACTTACGCATTGACTTGAGTTTACCAAACGGAACTACTGGATTCGACGAGTACTCGGGGTTTTATATTTCTCCACCAGACCAATACATCTTCAACGTTGATAGGAGGATCAACTCAGCAGGAA TGTCCGGTTCCTATCTTCTCTCCGACATCAGTGATCATGGGCATATGAACCACCAGCCGTTTTCAACATTCGATAGAGACGTGGACAAGTGGTTGTCTAATAACTGTGCCCGAAACTATGGAGCAGGCTGGTGGTACAATTACTGCACGTACAGTAACCTGAATGCACGGTACAATAGTGACGGCTATAGCGGCCGCTTTTATTACTATTCCTTCTCGAACACAAGGTTGAAGACGTCGACTATGATGCTACGATTGAGTAATTAA